TCGAGCGTGTCGACGTGGAGATCGCGCTGCAGCGGCTGTCGGCGCGCCAACGCGACGTCCTCATCCGGTCGTACTGGCACGACGAGGACGCGGCACCGATCGCGCGCGCGCTTGGGATCAGCGCGCGCGCTGTCCGCGCTCTCCGGCTGCGCGCCGAGCGCCGGCTCGCTGCGCTTCTTGGCGAGAAGCAGGGTCCCCCGTAGGAGAGTTCTCGACTCGGCGCGACCAGTCTGCTACGCTGAACACGTGCGCGCGCTTCTTCCTCTGCTCGCGCTTCTGCTCTGTGCCAGCTGCGGGTGGAGCAGCCCGATACGGGAAGCAGAAGAGCAGGCGCTCGCGGCGTTCCGCGCCGAGTTTGGCGGGGTCGGCCGCCGCCCGCCTTGGACAACCAAGATCAGGATCGCCCCTGACGGCGATTGGGTCGTCCGCGAGATCAGCCATCTCGCCGTCGAGACCCGCCTCGTCGCGCTCGACGATGAGGCGCGCCGGCGCGGGGTTGAGTGGCGCGGCGAGGTGATGGTGACCTACTGGTCGCGGGTGATTGACGCAGCCGCTTGGCGCGGGCCAGCACTGCCCAGTTCGTGGGACCAGTACGCGGCGCTCTATCGCGTCGAACGCGCCGACGGCCGCCTCATCGTCGCTCCCGTGCTGCCTTCCCCCGGGTTCTGAGCGCGTGATCGCCACGCCGCCCCTCGTCGGCTACCTGATTGTCGCCGCCGTCGCCTTTGCTGTCGGCACGTTGGCGCTCCCGCTCGCTCACCGGTTCGGGGTCGCCCAAGGGATGATCGATCTTCCTCGCCCGGGGGAAGCGCAAGAGCGGCCGCTGCCGCGGAGCGGCGGCTACGCGCTGTATGCAGGGTTCTTCGCCGGGCTGCTTGCCGCCATCGTGCTCTTCCCGCGCTATCCGGGCGAGTGGCTTCGCCTTGCCGGGCTCGTCGCCGGCGCTCTTCTTATCCTGCCGGTCGCCTACCTCGACGACCGCTACCGCCTCTCGCCCTGGCCCCAGTTCGGGATGCAGGTCGCTGTGGCCCTTGTCGCCGTGCTGTTCACGATCCAGATCGACATGGTCCGCCGCATCGAACTGCCCCTGCTGATCGCGGTCCCCCTCACCGTGCTCTGGATCGTCGGCATGATCAACACCGTCAATTTTGCCGACGGCGTCGACGGCCTCGCCGGCGGCGTGGGCGCCATCGCAGCCTTGACCCTCTTTCTAGTCTCGGTGATCCAAGGGCAGCACTCGATTGCGGCGTTGCCGCTGGCGCTCGCGGCCGCCTCCCTCGCCTTCTTGCGCTGGAACTTTTTCCCCTCCCGGCTGATCCTCGGCACCTCGGGAGCGACGCTGATCGGCTTCCTCTTGGCGGTCTTTTCGATCATCGGCGGAGCGAAGATCGCCGCGGCGCTGATGGTGATGGGGCTGCCGATTGCGGATGTCGCCTCGGTGATCCTCTACCGCCTGCTCCAGCGGCGCTCGCCGTTCAAAGGCGGCGACCGGGCGCATCTTCACCACCGCCTGCTCGATCTCGGGCTGACCCAGCGTCAGGTGGTGTATCTCTTCTACGCACTCACCGCCTTCCTCGGCGGACTGGCGATCTCGCTGGGCGCGGCGGGCAGTGAACGCTGGCCGGGGCTGATCCCGATGGCGGTGATTGTCGTGGGGGTGCTCGCCTACGTCCTCTCCAAGACGTGGCGGCCTGCCAGGGCGTCGCGCCGCTAGGAGCGGCGGAGCGGCGGAGCGGGGCCGAAGCGAACGCGCAAC
Above is a genomic segment from Dehalococcoidia bacterium containing:
- a CDS encoding undecaprenyl/decaprenyl-phosphate alpha-N-acetylglucosaminyl 1-phosphate transferase codes for the protein MIATPPLVGYLIVAAVAFAVGTLALPLAHRFGVAQGMIDLPRPGEAQERPLPRSGGYALYAGFFAGLLAAIVLFPRYPGEWLRLAGLVAGALLILPVAYLDDRYRLSPWPQFGMQVAVALVAVLFTIQIDMVRRIELPLLIAVPLTVLWIVGMINTVNFADGVDGLAGGVGAIAALTLFLVSVIQGQHSIAALPLALAAASLAFLRWNFFPSRLILGTSGATLIGFLLAVFSIIGGAKIAAALMVMGLPIADVASVILYRLLQRRSPFKGGDRAHLHHRLLDLGLTQRQVVYLFYALTAFLGGLAISLGAAGSERWPGLIPMAVIVVGVLAYVLSKTWRPARASRR